A single region of the Kineosporiaceae bacterium SCSIO 59966 genome encodes:
- a CDS encoding nitrite reductase, with protein MPVVRDRRDRCPGAVRPWPAEDGLLVRLRLIGGHLRSRQLEELVGVARRYGDGYVHVTSRANLQVRGLPGADGHLDPTALTALEATGLLPTRTHELVRNVMASPQTGCTGGRADVRPVAGELDDLLCSEPRVAGLPGRFLFVLDDGRGDLCDRPCDLGLVALDAATAQLRVGPAWGPVVGLRDAARALVALAVRFIDVRGELSSAPWHVAELDRPLTDEQQPDPRLPPPAAPLPFGDVPGGRHVAVPPSGLDHAAVTELTSGTDHLVVTPWRGVLVPENDR; from the coding sequence GTGCCAGTCGTCCGAGACCGACGAGATCGTTGCCCCGGCGCGGTGCGGCCGTGGCCCGCCGAGGACGGCCTGCTCGTGCGGCTTCGGCTGATCGGTGGCCACCTGCGGTCCAGGCAGCTCGAGGAGCTCGTCGGCGTTGCCCGACGGTACGGCGACGGCTACGTCCACGTGACCTCTCGCGCCAACCTCCAGGTCCGGGGGCTGCCGGGCGCAGACGGCCACCTCGACCCGACGGCGCTGACGGCCCTGGAGGCGACCGGGCTGCTGCCCACCCGGACGCACGAGCTGGTGCGCAACGTGATGGCGTCCCCGCAGACCGGGTGTACCGGCGGCCGCGCCGACGTGCGACCGGTCGCTGGAGAGCTGGACGACCTGCTCTGCTCCGAGCCACGGGTGGCCGGGCTGCCGGGACGGTTCCTGTTCGTCCTGGACGACGGCCGAGGCGACCTGTGCGACCGGCCCTGCGACCTCGGTCTCGTCGCCCTGGACGCCGCGACGGCCCAGCTGCGGGTCGGCCCGGCATGGGGGCCGGTGGTGGGGTTGCGCGATGCCGCTCGCGCCCTGGTGGCCCTCGCCGTCCGGTTCATCGACGTGCGCGGCGAGCTGTCGAGCGCGCCGTGGCACGTGGCCGAGCTCGACCGCCCGCTCACCGACGAGCAGCAGCCCGACCCTCGGCTGCCGCCGCCGGCGGCCCCGCTGCCGTTCGGTGACGTCCCGGGGGGCCGCCATGTCGCGGTCCCGCCGTCCGGGCTCGACCACGCCGCCGTCACCGAGCTGACGTCGGGCACCGATCACCTCGTCGTCACCCCGTGGCGCGGGGTACTGGTCCCGGAGAACGACCGGTGA
- the cobM gene encoding precorrin-4 C(11)-methyltransferase, which yields MVVHFVGAGPGAADLLTVRATRLLAEADVVLYPGTYLDPQVLDHVSPQAELVDTQHLDLDQITERLTAAHHEGKDVVRLTSGDLSVYSALAEQTRRLDAAGVAWDATPGVPAYAAAAAAVGRELTVPLVAQSVVLTRTRARSSPMPATEALSAYAATRATLVLHLAITRTRELMAELEPEYGADCPVVVVYRASQPGEVVLHGTVATIADAVEAAALRQAAVILVGRALDPRPGGESFLYDARRDRRVPPGQPRT from the coding sequence ATGGTCGTCCACTTCGTGGGCGCCGGGCCCGGCGCGGCCGACCTGCTGACGGTTCGAGCGACCCGGTTGCTGGCCGAGGCCGACGTCGTGCTCTACCCGGGGACGTACCTCGACCCGCAGGTCCTGGACCACGTCAGCCCGCAGGCCGAGCTGGTCGACACCCAGCACCTCGACCTCGACCAGATCACCGAACGGCTGACGGCCGCCCACCACGAGGGCAAGGACGTCGTCCGTCTCACGTCCGGCGACCTGTCGGTGTACTCGGCGCTGGCCGAGCAGACCCGCCGGCTCGACGCCGCGGGCGTGGCCTGGGACGCCACGCCCGGCGTACCGGCGTACGCCGCCGCAGCGGCCGCAGTGGGCCGGGAGCTCACCGTCCCGCTCGTCGCGCAGTCCGTCGTGCTGACTCGTACCCGGGCCCGTTCCAGCCCGATGCCCGCCACCGAGGCGCTGTCCGCGTACGCCGCGACCCGTGCGACGCTCGTGCTGCACCTGGCGATCACCCGGACCCGTGAGCTCATGGCGGAGCTGGAACCGGAGTACGGCGCCGACTGCCCGGTCGTGGTCGTCTACCGGGCCAGTCAGCCGGGCGAGGTCGTCCTGCACGGCACGGTCGCCACCATCGCCGACGCCGTCGAGGCTGCTGCGCTGCGGCAGGCCGCGGTCATCCTCGTCGGTCGGGCTCTCGACCCCCGGCCCGGCGGGGAGTCGTTCCTCTACGACGCGCGCCGCGACCGCCGGGTACCCCCAGGTCAGCCGCGCACGTAG
- the cbiE gene encoding precorrin-6y C5,15-methyltransferase (decarboxylating) subunit CbiE, with protein MPAPTSPRPQPTVTVVGIGARGWSGLTDDVRRLLLDARVLVGGQRHLDLVPPRPGQRRERWPTPLRDGLPDLLATLTQGPVVALASGDPLVSGVGSTLVDLLGEDRVEIYPATSSVALARAELRWPAESCAVVSVVGRSPALVLRELAPGRRVLVLSSDESTPAQVARLLTAAGYGASRVHVLGDLGSDRFTRVDGTAGTWSAVCPRLNVIGLELDGPAHGAWVAGLPDDLFDHDGQLTKRDLRAAALARLAPVPGAHLWDVGAGAGSVGVEWMRAHPTCSATAVEADAQRAERITRNAHRLGVPGLRVVHGTAPEALADLPAPDAVFVGGGATTPGVLETCLAALPPGGRVVVHGVTLETERLLADLYRDRGGELTRVGVEVAAPIGSFTGWTPTRSVTQWAYVRG; from the coding sequence GTGCCGGCACCCACGAGCCCTCGCCCGCAGCCGACGGTCACGGTGGTCGGCATCGGCGCCCGCGGCTGGAGCGGGCTCACCGACGACGTGCGCAGACTGCTGCTCGACGCCCGGGTGCTGGTCGGCGGGCAGCGGCACCTGGACCTGGTGCCGCCGCGGCCCGGGCAGCGACGCGAACGGTGGCCGACACCGCTGCGCGACGGCCTGCCGGACCTGCTCGCCACGCTGACGCAGGGACCGGTCGTCGCGCTGGCCTCCGGTGACCCGCTGGTCTCCGGCGTCGGGTCGACCCTCGTCGACCTGCTCGGTGAGGACCGGGTGGAGATCTACCCGGCGACCTCCTCGGTCGCGCTCGCCCGGGCCGAGCTGCGCTGGCCGGCGGAGTCCTGCGCGGTGGTCAGCGTCGTGGGCAGGAGCCCGGCCCTGGTCTTGCGGGAGCTGGCACCGGGCCGGCGAGTGCTCGTGCTCTCCTCCGACGAGAGCACCCCCGCGCAGGTGGCGCGGCTGCTGACCGCCGCCGGGTACGGCGCGTCGCGGGTGCACGTCCTCGGTGACCTGGGCTCCGACCGCTTCACCCGGGTGGACGGCACAGCCGGCACCTGGTCGGCCGTCTGTCCGCGGCTCAACGTCATCGGGCTGGAGCTGGACGGTCCCGCGCACGGTGCCTGGGTCGCCGGTCTGCCCGACGACCTGTTCGACCACGACGGGCAGCTCACCAAGCGGGACCTGCGCGCCGCTGCGCTGGCCCGCCTCGCGCCGGTGCCCGGAGCTCACCTGTGGGACGTCGGGGCGGGCGCCGGCTCGGTGGGAGTGGAGTGGATGCGCGCCCACCCGACCTGCTCCGCGACGGCCGTCGAGGCCGATGCGCAGCGCGCGGAGCGGATCACCCGCAACGCCCACCGCCTCGGGGTGCCCGGCCTGCGCGTCGTCCACGGCACCGCACCGGAGGCCCTCGCCGACCTGCCGGCCCCCGATGCGGTGTTCGTCGGCGGCGGTGCCACCACGCCCGGCGTCCTCGAGACCTGCCTGGCCGCGCTGCCGCCCGGCGGACGCGTCGTCGTCCACGGGGTGACCCTGGAGACCGAGCGGCTACTGGCGGACCTCTACCGCGACCGCGGCGGGGAGCTGACCCGGGTCGGTGTCGAGGTGGCGGCCCCGATCGGCTCGTTCACCGGCTGGACGCCCACCAGGTCGGTCACCCAGTGGGCCTACGTGCGCGGCTGA
- a CDS encoding precorrin-8X methylmutase, translating into MRQPRRPVRRYDYVSSGPEIYTDSFATIRREADLSRVPPDAEKLAVRMIHGSGQVDLAADLVVHPRLVVAARAALEAGAPILCDATMVATGVTRSRLPNANEVLCFLHDERVPVLAQQWRTTRTAAAVSLWEPYLDGAVVAIGNAPTALFHLLEMVLDGAPRPAAVVGCPVGFTGATESKQALVDLGDRHGVDLPYVTVRGRRGGSAMTSSALNALAREEE; encoded by the coding sequence GTGAGACAGCCGAGAAGGCCCGTGCGCCGTTACGACTACGTCTCCTCCGGTCCGGAGATCTACACCGACTCCTTCGCCACCATCCGTCGCGAGGCTGACCTCAGCCGCGTTCCCCCGGACGCCGAGAAGCTCGCCGTCCGGATGATCCACGGCAGCGGCCAGGTCGACCTGGCCGCCGACCTCGTCGTGCACCCTCGACTGGTGGTCGCTGCCCGTGCCGCGCTGGAGGCCGGTGCGCCGATCCTGTGCGACGCCACGATGGTCGCCACCGGTGTCACCCGCAGCCGCCTGCCCAACGCCAACGAGGTGCTCTGCTTCCTGCACGACGAGCGGGTCCCGGTTCTGGCGCAGCAGTGGCGGACCACCCGCACCGCCGCCGCGGTGTCCCTGTGGGAGCCGTACCTCGACGGCGCTGTCGTGGCCATCGGCAACGCCCCCACTGCGCTGTTCCACCTGCTCGAGATGGTCCTGGACGGCGCGCCGCGCCCCGCTGCTGTCGTCGGCTGCCCAGTGGGCTTCACCGGCGCAACCGAGTCCAAGCAGGCCCTCGTCGACCTGGGTGACCGGCACGGCGTCGACCTGCCGTACGTCACCGTCCGCGGGCGTCGAGGTGGGTCGGCGATGACCTCCTCGGCGCTCAACGCGCTGGCCCGGGAGGAGGAGTGA
- a CDS encoding precorrin-2 C(20)-methyltransferase gives MTGRLYGVGVGPGDPDLITRKGARLIASADVIAYHAGAGKESNARRIAAGLFSQGVVEEELRYPVTTGATDHPGGYAGALADFYEQSAVRLAAHLDAGRDVVLLAEGDPLFYGSFMYLHDRLAGRYPTEIVPGVPAFAAATAAAAAPLVRQTDVLTVLPGTMPEPELARRLADTDAAIILKLGRTFPAVRRALEAAGRLDHALYVERVSMPGQRWLPVAEVDADTVPYFALVVVPGDTRNGRRSRQRGAVVEADAGRSARDQPAAELLVVGLGPGPDGWLTPEASAALAQVDHVVGYGPYLDRVPQRSGLTRHASGNTVELDRARHALDLARAGERVAVVSGGDPGVFGMAAAVFEAAEDPAYADVAVRVLPGVSAVQAVAARAGAPIGADFAVVSLSDRLKPWTVVERRLRAVAAADLVLAIYNPASRSRTHQVATAQRVLLEHRRPDTVVVVGRDVGRAQESLTVTTLAGLDPATIDMRCLLIVGADATRVTRAGVWTPRWVQG, from the coding sequence GTGACCGGTCGCCTCTACGGCGTCGGCGTCGGGCCCGGCGACCCCGACCTCATCACCCGCAAGGGCGCCCGACTCATCGCGAGCGCGGACGTGATCGCCTACCACGCCGGTGCCGGCAAGGAGTCCAACGCCCGCCGCATCGCCGCTGGACTGTTCTCCCAGGGTGTCGTCGAGGAGGAGCTCCGCTACCCGGTGACGACAGGGGCGACCGACCACCCCGGCGGGTACGCCGGCGCGCTCGCCGACTTCTACGAGCAGTCCGCCGTCCGGCTGGCGGCGCACCTCGACGCCGGGCGGGACGTCGTCCTGCTCGCCGAAGGCGACCCGCTGTTCTACGGCTCGTTCATGTACCTGCACGACCGGCTGGCCGGCAGGTACCCGACCGAGATCGTCCCCGGGGTGCCGGCGTTCGCTGCCGCCACCGCCGCGGCGGCTGCGCCGCTGGTGCGCCAGACCGACGTGCTGACCGTGCTGCCGGGCACGATGCCTGAGCCCGAGCTCGCCCGTCGCCTGGCGGACACCGACGCCGCGATCATCCTCAAGCTCGGCCGCACCTTCCCGGCCGTCCGCAGGGCGCTGGAGGCCGCCGGACGGCTGGACCACGCGCTCTACGTCGAGCGGGTGTCGATGCCCGGGCAGCGCTGGCTGCCGGTCGCCGAGGTCGACGCCGACACGGTGCCGTACTTCGCGCTCGTCGTGGTCCCAGGAGACACTCGCAACGGACGGCGCTCCCGGCAGCGCGGCGCCGTGGTCGAGGCGGACGCCGGGCGCTCGGCGCGGGACCAGCCGGCGGCAGAGCTGCTCGTGGTCGGTCTCGGTCCTGGTCCGGACGGCTGGCTCACCCCTGAGGCCTCGGCCGCCCTGGCGCAGGTGGACCACGTCGTCGGCTACGGCCCGTACCTGGACCGCGTCCCCCAGCGCAGCGGCCTGACCCGGCACGCGAGCGGCAACACCGTCGAGCTCGACCGTGCCCGCCACGCCCTCGACCTCGCCCGAGCCGGTGAGCGGGTCGCCGTCGTCTCCGGCGGCGACCCCGGGGTGTTCGGCATGGCGGCCGCCGTCTTCGAGGCGGCCGAGGACCCGGCCTACGCCGACGTGGCCGTCCGCGTCCTGCCGGGTGTCAGCGCGGTCCAGGCGGTCGCCGCCCGGGCCGGTGCCCCGATCGGGGCCGACTTCGCCGTCGTGTCCCTCTCCGACCGGCTCAAACCGTGGACGGTCGTCGAACGGCGTCTTCGGGCCGTCGCCGCGGCCGACCTCGTGCTGGCGATCTACAACCCGGCGTCACGGTCGCGGACCCACCAGGTCGCGACGGCGCAACGGGTCCTGCTCGAGCACCGCAGGCCCGACACCGTCGTCGTCGTGGGCCGCGACGTCGGCCGCGCACAGGAGTCGCTCACCGTGACGACGCTGGCCGGCCTCGACCCGGCCACGATCGACATGAGGTGCCTGCTCATCGTGGGCGCCGACGCCACGCGCGTCACCAGGGCGGGTGTCTGGACGCCGCGGTGGGTGCAGGGCTGA
- a CDS encoding VWA domain-containing protein yields MPVQYPFSAVLGCEADGLDDMGLALVLTAISPEIGGVLVRGEKGTAKSTAVRALAAVLPPIHVYAADRFSVDPADSCAVSPDGPFGGDAEVVTRPVRLVELPVGATEDRVLGSLHLGRALSQGSVEYEPGLLARAHRGILYVDEVNLLHDHLVDLLLDTAAMGRATVERDGVSVEHAARFVLIGTMNPEEGELRPQLLDRFGLTVEVRAPRDPAVRADVVRRRMAYDADPVGFAARYRAADQALTGRIASARERVATVRLTESALLTVAEVCAAFEVDGLRADIVTARTAVAHAAWAGRDEVTTADIRRAALLALPHRRRRTPFDAPGLDEDLLNQVLGDGLPPDPPEGPGPGASPEEDGGAQPDGGRQPDGEPAAERDTPQRDVARQDDEDRQAPAPRAGAGEQSVVQAGAPQRPRLLTVDGVGSGAAGRRSRAISSSGRRVGCEPGDSGSLHLVETLKAAAAQQPVRPRAGGRVDLRAEDLRIAVREGREANLVLFCVDASGSMAARKRMTQVKTAVLSLLLDAYRRRDKVGLITFGGGGAELVLPPTHSVEIAARRLDELPAGGRTPLAEGLLEAARVLERERLRDPRLRPLLVVVTDGRATAGRDAVARSGEAAEHVARLSVTTVVVDGESGPVRLGLATRLASLLRAEHLPVAEVTAQTLTGSVRRHTRATNGAA; encoded by the coding sequence ATGCCGGTGCAGTACCCCTTCTCAGCCGTCCTCGGGTGCGAGGCCGACGGCCTGGACGACATGGGGCTGGCCCTCGTCCTGACCGCCATCTCGCCGGAGATCGGGGGCGTGCTCGTCCGCGGCGAGAAGGGGACGGCCAAGTCCACCGCCGTCCGCGCGCTGGCGGCGGTCCTCCCACCGATCCACGTGTACGCGGCCGACCGGTTCTCGGTCGACCCGGCAGACTCCTGCGCGGTCTCGCCGGACGGTCCGTTCGGCGGCGACGCCGAAGTGGTCACCCGCCCGGTTCGTCTCGTCGAGCTGCCCGTCGGTGCGACGGAGGACCGCGTGCTGGGCTCCCTGCACCTCGGACGCGCACTGTCCCAGGGCTCCGTGGAGTACGAGCCCGGCCTGCTCGCGCGCGCCCACCGCGGCATCCTCTACGTCGACGAGGTCAACCTGCTGCACGACCACCTCGTCGACCTCCTGCTCGACACCGCGGCCATGGGCCGCGCCACGGTCGAGCGGGACGGCGTCTCGGTGGAGCACGCGGCTCGGTTCGTCCTCATCGGCACCATGAACCCCGAAGAGGGGGAGCTGCGCCCCCAGCTCCTCGACCGTTTCGGGCTCACCGTCGAGGTCCGGGCACCGCGCGACCCGGCGGTGCGGGCCGACGTCGTCCGGCGCCGGATGGCGTACGACGCGGACCCGGTGGGGTTTGCGGCGCGTTACCGCGCCGCCGACCAGGCGCTCACCGGGCGGATCGCGAGCGCCCGTGAACGGGTCGCCACCGTGCGGCTGACCGAGTCCGCCCTGCTGACGGTTGCCGAGGTCTGTGCCGCGTTCGAGGTGGACGGCCTGCGCGCGGACATCGTCACCGCACGCACCGCCGTGGCCCACGCCGCGTGGGCGGGGCGCGACGAGGTCACCACGGCAGACATCCGCCGGGCCGCGCTGCTGGCTCTGCCGCACCGGAGGCGGCGCACGCCGTTCGACGCGCCAGGGCTGGACGAGGACCTGCTGAACCAGGTCCTCGGCGACGGTCTGCCTCCGGACCCGCCAGAAGGCCCGGGCCCGGGCGCGTCCCCGGAGGAGGACGGCGGCGCCCAGCCGGACGGCGGCCGCCAGCCGGACGGCGAGCCGGCCGCCGAGCGGGACACCCCCCAGCGGGACGTCGCCAGGCAGGACGACGAGGACCGGCAGGCGCCCGCGCCGCGTGCCGGGGCCGGTGAGCAGTCGGTCGTCCAGGCCGGCGCGCCACAGCGCCCGCGACTGCTCACCGTCGACGGTGTCGGCTCGGGGGCGGCCGGTCGCCGCAGCCGCGCGATCTCCAGCAGCGGCAGGCGGGTCGGCTGCGAGCCCGGTGACAGTGGCTCTCTGCACCTCGTGGAGACGCTCAAGGCAGCCGCCGCTCAGCAGCCCGTCCGCCCCCGGGCAGGCGGCCGGGTGGACCTGCGGGCCGAGGACCTGCGGATCGCGGTCCGTGAGGGCCGGGAGGCCAACCTCGTCCTGTTCTGCGTCGACGCGTCCGGGTCGATGGCGGCGCGCAAGCGGATGACCCAGGTGAAGACCGCGGTCCTCTCGCTGCTGCTCGACGCCTACCGCCGGCGCGACAAGGTCGGCCTGATCACCTTCGGTGGCGGCGGCGCCGAGCTGGTCCTGCCGCCGACCCACAGCGTCGAGATCGCCGCCCGCCGCCTCGATGAGCTCCCCGCCGGCGGTCGGACACCGTTGGCCGAGGGCCTCCTGGAGGCGGCCCGGGTGCTGGAGCGCGAGCGCCTGCGGGACCCGCGCCTGCGCCCGCTGCTCGTCGTGGTGACCGACGGGCGCGCCACCGCGGGAAGGGACGCAGTCGCCCGGTCGGGTGAGGCTGCCGAGCACGTCGCCCGCCTGAGCGTGACCACGGTCGTCGTCGACGGGGAGAGCGGCCCGGTGCGACTCGGCCTGGCGACCCGGCTGGCGAGCCTGCTGCGGGCCGAGCACCTGCCCGTGGCGGAGGTGACCGCCCAGACCCTGACCGGCTCGGTCCGGCGCCACACCCGCGCGACGAACGGAGCAGCCTGA
- the cobO gene encoding cob(I)yrinic acid a,c-diamide adenosyltransferase, with amino-acid sequence MPEGRPTTIPDDGLTTRQRRNRPLVVVHTGDGKGKSTAAFGLALRGWNQGWRIGVFQFVKSARWRIGEQTVLERLGALHRETGEGGPVEWHKMGSGWSWSRKQGDAEDHAAAALEGWREVKRRLADGAHDLLVLDEFTYPMTWGWVDVDDVITTLRRRPGHQHVVITGRNADPRLVEAADLVTEMTKVKHPMDAGQKGQKGIEW; translated from the coding sequence ATGCCCGAGGGTCGACCCACCACGATCCCGGACGACGGGCTCACGACGCGGCAGCGTCGCAACCGCCCGCTCGTCGTGGTCCACACCGGCGACGGCAAGGGGAAGTCGACCGCGGCCTTCGGGCTCGCTCTGCGCGGCTGGAACCAGGGCTGGCGTATCGGGGTCTTCCAGTTCGTGAAGTCCGCCAGGTGGCGTATCGGTGAGCAGACGGTCCTGGAGCGGCTGGGGGCCCTGCACCGCGAGACCGGAGAGGGCGGGCCGGTCGAGTGGCACAAGATGGGCTCCGGCTGGTCCTGGAGCCGCAAGCAGGGCGACGCCGAGGACCATGCCGCGGCCGCCCTCGAGGGGTGGCGCGAGGTCAAGCGTCGCCTCGCGGACGGTGCTCACGACCTGCTCGTGCTGGACGAGTTCACCTACCCGATGACGTGGGGGTGGGTGGACGTGGATGACGTCATCACCACGCTCCGGCGGCGACCAGGTCACCAGCACGTGGTGATCACCGGCCGCAACGCCGACCCCCGGCTCGTCGAGGCCGCCGACCTGGTCACCGAGATGACCAAGGTCAAGCACCCGATGGACGCCGGCCAGAAGGGGCAGAAGGGCATCGAGTGGTGA
- the thiC gene encoding phosphomethylpyrimidine synthase ThiC: MHLHPSHSTVHRSGTRPDLRVPFTRVALTNGETFDRYTTAGPGGDPEAGLPRLRAAWVAARGDTEEYDGRRPQLVDDGKAAVRRGEGRQQWRGPRWRPRRGTGTVTQMHYARRGVVTPEMEYVAIREGCDVELVRSEVAAGRAIIPANVNHPEAEPMVIGRRFLVKVNANIGSSAVTSSIAEEVDKLTWAVTWGADTVMDLSTGDDIHTTREWILRNAPVPVGTVPIYQALEKVGGDASRLTWEVFRDTVIEQCEQGVDYMTIHAGVLLRYVPLTAQRVTGIVSRGGSIMAGWCLAHHEENFLYTHFDELCEIFARYDVSFSLGDGLRPGCTADAHDEAQLAELRTLAELTRRAWSHDVQVMVEGPGHVPLNLVAENVTLQQEWCHGAPFYTLGPLTTDIAPGYDHITSAIGAAVIAMHGTAMLCYVTPKEHLGLPDRDDVKTAVVTYKLSAHAADVAKGHPGARDWDDALSRARFEFRWHDQFALSLDPHTAEAFHDETLPAEASKTAHFCSMCGPKFCSMRISQDVRRYAAEHGLDDESALVDGMRAKSQEFVQLGGSVYVHGSVRGDGAVHGDSPD; the protein is encoded by the coding sequence ATGCACCTCCACCCCAGCCACAGCACCGTCCACCGCAGCGGTACCCGCCCCGACCTGCGCGTCCCGTTCACCCGGGTCGCGCTGACCAACGGCGAGACGTTCGACCGGTACACCACCGCCGGCCCCGGCGGCGACCCGGAGGCCGGCCTGCCGCGGCTGCGCGCCGCGTGGGTCGCCGCGCGTGGGGACACCGAGGAGTACGACGGCCGCCGGCCGCAGCTCGTCGACGACGGCAAGGCCGCCGTGCGCCGCGGCGAGGGCCGGCAGCAGTGGCGAGGGCCCAGGTGGCGGCCCCGCCGCGGCACCGGCACCGTCACCCAGATGCACTACGCGCGCCGGGGGGTCGTGACCCCGGAGATGGAGTACGTCGCGATCCGTGAGGGCTGCGACGTCGAGCTGGTGCGCTCCGAGGTGGCGGCCGGCCGGGCCATCATCCCCGCGAACGTCAACCACCCCGAGGCCGAGCCGATGGTCATCGGCCGGCGGTTCCTCGTGAAGGTGAACGCCAACATCGGCAGCTCTGCCGTGACGAGCTCGATCGCCGAGGAGGTGGACAAGCTCACCTGGGCGGTGACGTGGGGCGCGGACACCGTGATGGACCTGTCCACCGGCGACGACATCCACACCACCCGGGAGTGGATCCTGCGCAACGCCCCGGTCCCGGTCGGCACCGTCCCGATCTACCAGGCGCTGGAGAAGGTCGGCGGTGACGCGAGCCGGCTGACCTGGGAGGTGTTCCGCGACACCGTGATCGAGCAGTGCGAGCAGGGCGTGGACTACATGACCATCCACGCCGGGGTGCTGCTGCGGTACGTGCCGCTGACCGCGCAGCGCGTCACCGGGATCGTCTCGCGCGGCGGCTCCATCATGGCCGGCTGGTGCCTGGCCCACCACGAGGAGAACTTCCTCTACACGCACTTCGACGAGCTGTGCGAGATCTTCGCCAGGTACGACGTGTCGTTCTCTCTCGGCGACGGGCTGCGGCCCGGCTGCACGGCGGACGCCCACGACGAGGCGCAGCTGGCCGAGCTGCGCACCCTGGCCGAGCTCACTCGGCGGGCGTGGTCGCACGACGTCCAGGTCATGGTCGAGGGCCCAGGGCACGTGCCGCTGAACCTCGTGGCGGAGAACGTCACCCTCCAGCAGGAGTGGTGCCACGGCGCGCCGTTCTACACGCTCGGACCGCTGACCACCGACATCGCCCCCGGCTACGACCACATCACCTCCGCGATCGGTGCGGCGGTGATCGCCATGCACGGCACGGCGATGCTGTGCTACGTCACCCCCAAGGAGCACCTGGGGCTGCCCGACCGGGACGACGTCAAGACCGCAGTGGTCACCTACAAGCTGTCCGCCCACGCCGCGGACGTCGCCAAGGGGCACCCGGGGGCCCGCGACTGGGACGACGCGTTGTCCAGGGCGCGTTTCGAGTTCCGCTGGCACGACCAGTTCGCGCTGTCCCTCGACCCGCACACCGCCGAGGCATTCCACGACGAGACCCTGCCGGCCGAGGCCAGCAAGACCGCGCACTTCTGCTCGATGTGCGGGCCGAAGTTCTGCTCGATGCGGATCAGCCAGGACGTGCGCCGGTACGCCGCGGAGCACGGCCTGGACGACGAGTCCGCGCTCGTGGACGGCATGCGCGCCAAGTCCCAGGAGTTCGTCCAGCTCGGCGGCTCGGTGTACGTGCACGGCTCGGTGCGCGGGGACGGCGCGGTGCACGGGGACAGCCCGGACTGA